In the genome of Amphiura filiformis chromosome 11, Afil_fr2py, whole genome shotgun sequence, the window ggttcaaaagtgcgtacactacgcgtatactggcacagcgaggtaacgaagagagctatttacggtcgggtatctattgtaagctattagtgtataggcctatagtatatatttccgcaagtgacaagatgtgtcaagcaggtgcatacataagggcggtatattcaaatggtatttattttatttttattttattcatctggcaattaacaacaaaattgagacaaaacaacaaattgggtctactgagctgccggggaacactgaaagcacaaaagagcactgtcaccgcaaggcgcagcgctcccaactcagcagaccacacacatacaaatcatattggaaaaaagtacaaaaaggcatcaatacaaattaatcatcatgctccatatagtgagatttgagttgagatttaaaagtagacttgctacaggtgagatatgagtctctgatatcggatggaattgaagaccataacactgggaaattaactaaaagacagtttttgtaagcatctgttttaggagcgattgattgtttaaaaatgaaagcttcatgtctcgtattaacacaccacctggaaaaaagaaaggaattggcattagtaagacatgaacaagcgaatgaaacagacaaataagtccttctagttttcaaagttgtgagatttagagttctgagtctgtcctcatatgattgatccccctacgttgacaaagaattgacctagtagcacgatgctgtatttgttccaatttatcaatattacatTTCTTGTAAACATTCCAAACAGGCGAGCAGTAATCTAGTATTGGCAAAATGAGCGACTGGTAAAGTTTGAGTAGAACATAGGAGTTCTTACTTCCCGCGACAATTCTGGTAAAACCAAgtaatttattgcactttttgacaatGTTGTTGACATGACAATTCCACGAAAGATCACTGGAGACTGTTACACCCAGGAGACGAAGGTTATCAGTAGTAGTAAGGCTAGTGTTATTGACATGGTAGACAGGAACAGATTTGTTTTTGCGCCTGCTTATGCACATGACATGGCATTTAGATGGGTTTAATTGAAGAGCGTTATTGTTTGACCACCAGTTTAATTTGTCCAGATCAGATTGCAATATAGTAATGATCCGTGTCATCTTTAATGATCCTAAAAATAAATGTGTCATCAGCATAAGCGTACATGGGagactgaagatgaagatgaagatcgtTAACGTATATAttaaacaaaagtgggcccaaaacAGATCCCTGAGGGACCCCAGATAATACATTGGTCCACTCAGAACTAGCACCGCGAAACAAGACACGTTGTCGACGGCCAGTAAGGAATGATGTTAtccattgcaataaaggtccgcgaATGCCGTAGGTCTTATGAAGCTTTTTAATGAGCACATGGTGTGAAATAGAATCAAAGGCGCGGCTGTAATCCACGGATATAAGATCGATACGCGCAGTTGGATTAGTCCGACGATCAAGGGCACCAACGATCATTGaatatcgattgcgcacgtatacacggatgtgtgtggtcctccccaggttttgacatgaattacaaatgacgtcgtgaatgacccagcgttttcattttattattacaaaattaatcgtcgtttatcacgagaacctaagagtcgtaccagttcaattcatcaaaattaatttgtattaaatgaaaacaaacagacaagtaaagtcatatgtctttccatgactgtattcctaccaaaatctgattttcaatacactagaaacgtgttgatatgtatatctttgaaaatcgccgaatgttaaacacagtcaccgtggcacagtagcatatgcatctttagcattcatagtgccttggcagtggttcgaaccctggtgaaaattttagtattttttattctttttactaatgcgctgtgccgcaGAAGAGgtcgcaatgagggttctgtttttcttttggaacaccctgtatttTCAAGAAGTTGTCATTATGGCTGTTAATGTTTTACGGCGCCTTACACATGACTAAATGTGTTCATGAGAATTAACCAATGTTTTTCACATTCATGCAACAACAAATTGTTGACAACTTTAAACATGCTGCGGAAGGAAGCAAATGTCATTTATGCAACCGTTTCACAAAactcaaaaattatattttacgACTAAAACGCCTACACATATCAGGAACAAGATTTAAAACGGGATTTgaaacaaattttacaaaattattaatcAGAGTTTGCTGACATTTATGTAAATCCACATTTTCCTACAGCAGTTTTCATAGTTTCCTGTGACAGCAAGATCGTTTACACCTCCTGAGATTTGGTGATGTTATTAAATGTACATGCTTCGTATTTAACTTTCTGGAATTCAAATGCAGTGAAAAGTCAAGTCAAGTAAAGTAAAAACACTCTGGAGACCCTGTTTTTGATGGTatttgcctaaaatcttgatttttgtagTCGATTGATAAACATTCTATACGGATATGTCATGGTCATGAAACTATTCACCTGTGTGATGTATGGCTTATCGGAATGGCCTCAAACTTGGAGGAGGGTTATCTCGTCTATTTGCTTTGATTTGACCCAAAATAGACCTTTGCACGTGTATCGGTTCGTGTTGCCAAATCCGATCATTGTACATTATATATAGCGTTATGCAATGATGAGCAATTGTTTTTGCAATCTCATTATCAAAACATTGTTTTGACATTTCTGAGTTGACATGATAAATTGTTGATGGAATTGTTGCAAGTTTCTCACAGTCTCCATATTGGCTTCATCTGTACATACGATTTCGTTGAATCTGTCTGACTGGTGACTTTAAATAACGACAAATGGGTTTGAAAATCGTATACCACTCTTCTATATTTACCATTTGTCTGCAGCTGGTGTTTGGAGCGGCAGTCTTTCAGAGCTACAATGATATTCCAGATTTCATTGCCGAAAAAGTGGATGGAGGAACACGAATTACGCTGGTACGATTTGGTCGAGTCTCCGGGATTGAAACTTCCACCGAATCGGAAGACGGCGGAGAAGATCATGTGATTTCGATGACCACAAATGGGCTAGTTTTGGCCAAAACTGATACGGACATTAGCTTGACCACAAGGACATCCCATGAGATTAATGAGGAGTGTTTTTTAAGTGCAGATGAGGAGACAATGGAAGAATTTATGTACGTTTTTGATGCCAAATTTAGAACAATTGATTCTAGCGGGATTATATTTTTGATGGAGATTCCCGGCTCTGAATTATCCGAATTTCGTGATGGGGTTATAGTTGATAGTAGCGACAGTCATGTCGCCAGCGACTCATCTGCTTCACATAGCATTTCCGAGAGCGATGGAGTAACTATGAAACCTACAGTATGGTCTGAATGGAATTTACGACATGGATTGGATAATCAAATTCCTCTTCATCTTCAGGATTCTTTTGACAGAATACTTGCCGTGACAGATCACTGCATGACGACTGAATCCAAGTGGAAACACGTTCACGccaaatttgacaaaacaggacTCGAACCAGGGACTGATGATACAAATGAGCCAAATCGAGCGCGGCGAGCTCCTGGTATATATCCAGGCACTGTGTGGTGTGGTTTGGGTGATACCGCATCTTCTTTCGATGACATGGGAGTACATGCCGATACGGATGCTTGTTGTAGAGAGCATGACTTTTGTCCGAATCATATCGAACGATTCCAAAGTAAATTTGGTTATTTTAATTTTCGCCCATACTCCGTTAATCTCTGCGACTGTGACCTGAagtaagtaaacatctcaaaaaaagtaactaacccccttaaataatggccattattcaaaaagggctattgtattgcaaatctgtaaaatgcgtttaaacagaatttatttctgcacattatgacacctcatttgtagcaattgactaaatattgacgtcacagcgtacatttaaatcaatgtaacccaagatttgaaagttgcagtaaattctattggaaggaaatctgtgtaatgatatcggagtgtttttgtattgtaaagtgcaactttcaaatctggacctcactacattaaattgaccggtgttttgttttctgggctatcgtatcaaatgaggtgtcaaaatgcgcagaaataaattctgcttccaacgcattttacagatttgtaatacaataacccctttctgaataatggccattatttaaggggttaattacttttttgagatgtttatgatagtttaaaataaataaattatgaagGAAATCATAACCTGGCACCACTTTGGCACTTTGTTTTGTGCAAATGAGTACCGATGTGAAGAAAGAAGTGGAATTGAATGTAAATACACTTTTACCTTTGATAAAGTTTGATACattgtaaatccaagtgtttagggtttctgtaacactttttaaacactgcaaggtgtttaatttgtcatttacacagtaaaggtatagggTACCTAAACACCTAAATACCAAAGTAAACAAAAGTAAACACATATAAACACAGTAAAACATGAgagtatttagcatgtttagattctaaacattcaacatgtttactttcatattgttcggaaagtaaatgcaaatgtgtttactttgtaaacatttggtgtgtttactttctaaacaattttgaaagtaaacatgttgaatgtttacaatctaaatactctcatatgtttactctttgtgtttatgtgtttactttgtgtttactttggtgtttaggtgtatacttatacctttactgtgtaaatgaaaaattaaacaccttgcagtgtttaaaaagtgttacagaaaccctaaacacttggatttacagtgtaggcctacttattgctaTCATATGCAAATGACACTGTCAATGGAAATTAAGCTTGAATTTTATTTCAATCTATTTTCATCGACCTAATAAGAAatttgcatgcacaaaacttggaATTTGAAATTATGGCTCAATATTTAATAACTTCAAAACTTTTTAAAGGAACTCAACATTAATTTTTGGTCGACGTTTTGGTCGTAATATTCACGAATATTTAGCCTGCAGATTACCATCATCGTCAGTAATACCCCAATTTCAATTTCTTTCTTATCTCAATACCTGCAAATAATTAAAAAGGGCAGctttattttgaatttattttcaaCTATTTTGGTACCGATAAACATGCATCACCAGTGCCCCGTGACGTCGACGTTTACGTTTTTAAGCTTGTTTAGGACTCCGGGATGTCAGTCGATTTCTTGCACTATTTTACCCCGAACTCAAGACCTATTAAATGCAAGACCTAACACATCCGCGAGTGTTGTAATTGAATTTCTTGGCAAATATCCGTTCATAGTGTATTCGGTTACGTGCACTCTTAAAAGGGGGTTCCACATACACGACAGCTGGGATTGATGaagcttaggggctgtgcaataattattagcccccccagggtaaaatttccaaacggctcgccaaaaatcgcttgccccccccctctcggcctgccaaaaatgcttgccccccctctcggcccgccaaaaaatctttgccccccccccccttgaacatgccaaatttttgggatcccaatttgcaaaccttaaatgtgacgtgtcatgtcaaaaggagacacttttgggcacgatcgtaaatggagaaatagccaaaaatttgcccgggtgattttttcccaatttgggtttgttgcgaatttgtgatgttattaatgttaaaaatattgtctgatagtttcagaccggtatataactggcatcttgtatttttttagacatttttcaaggtaattcctactctcaacattgtcaataatatctttaaaggccgatatctcaatttccaagttTATAATACCGTAAATTACGAacacaatatcttcgcttaggactGTCTGATTtctttggggaaaacggcgttgtggagcaaaatatctttatatttaagatatgtaaaaacctcaaaattgataacatgcccaaaagtgtctccttttgccatgacacgtcacaaatggtcTCTATATGTTGCGAGagcagcgagcatgaaaatttgcatatttaaagcgtttccgtactgttttccgaagcctgtttagagcgttttattaaaaaggcgccccatgaatgtgtcccaaaatcgcttgcccccctctcggcttgccaaaaattgcttgcccccccctttcggctcgccaaaaatttcttcccccaccccaattttaccctccccagggctcataattattgcacagcccctaagtggtcgcgtatgaggttactttggtaaAACAAAATCATTTGTATATTAAACATTGATGGGTGGTTGCACCCCCTCGTCGAATATTGTAGGATTTTTGACgagttgttgataaacaatgagaTTGTGACAAAATAAGTGAGGTGTGTTATCTTTTTGGTCCAATCTGCTGAAGTCCAAACAAGTTGTCAGTACTGAATTAGAGAAATGCCATCGAGACTCTCGCATTCTTTAGATATGCGAGCATATTTATGCCAAGTtcatgtatataatataatatcgtCACCTTATTCAAATAATTACACAAGTTATATTTACTAGTTTTGAGAAAAACTGAAACGACCAGTTTGCTCTGCCAAAAGTAAATTGCTTGACTTGGACAATTATTTTTTTATCCGattaaccccccaaaaaaaaaaaaccaaaaaaacccaacattctTACCACAGAATGTTTCTCATGATGAAGAGCTGATTTATGCCAAAAAcctacttttgagaaaaatgaaaaaaaaaatcgtattcagaattcaatttggcGATGTGCCctcgggtcccacaaaaaatactgtgcaaagagggtgaccgagcccttaatttaataataatcaatatttgaATAAGGTGACGCTGTGGCAGAATAGAGAGAAGGTCCGATTCTTTACTAGACTCTAGAGTCAGTGAGGGTgtgatatgtgaccgtccaccacaaaccagccgtaaagttgacccggtcaattttgttttatttcgtgtttagaaaatatacatcataagctttaaaaatcgtatataatttgacttcaaaaTGATATCCtaaagcggggttatggtttattGAACTTTGCtctttcaacaaaatggtaccttatttcggttctacatgtgtctctttttccacattgctggtaataaatatcaaaccgtcataattggcggtcattttgaaTCATCCCCAACTCACCGAGGcttaggaatgtcctctcattgttaattgttggttatacataaactgagctcaaaaagaaacttgtaattttttacaacttgtgaatcacaaggtcatatcttaaaatactgtcaatcaaaatgaaccaaaattacacacaggattacactaatactctactcaaaacacatgtcagtaaccaagcagttgtccaactgacacaacagcaaaatgcactgtcttgggacagcttcctggacttcctccactttcacagcccaacatttggcactcagcacaagaaatctgtgagatccttgcacagatgctttctgcttttcatacgcttttttcatgaaacagggctgggctgtgaatgtgttccaggaagctgttccatgtcagtgcattttgctgttgtgtcagttggataactgcttggttactgacatgtgttaagagtagagtattgaagtaaacctgtgtgtaattttggtagacaggatttcaagatatgaccttgtgaaaaagtttctttttgagctcactTTACTTtgcaacccaccacttgaacaagatttaaccaaagcaaacaaagactagagctatttaagggacgcaccatttaatACTCAGGGGGAGGGGGAgtaggaagtttaaaaaaaaaaaaaacttcccccactacatgagcaaaaaaaaaactttccccaccaacactaaaaaaacaaaCCTTCCCCcacctgtgtataaatgcatgaaattaaaaaaaaaaaaaacttgccgccttcagcggccaaaaaaaaaacttcgcccccaaaatttcttcccccgactccaacttcctaccccccctgagtatctaatggtgcgtccctaagaattctatagacataggtagaagcttattatcctctccGACAATAGGATCATCGATTGGTTTAAAAGGCGTTTGACTGGCACtaccaaaatgagatacatgtagcaccaacgtgaggtacctatgaatacgaacTTCACGCACACACTAACTCAGAATAcattttgccgactttacggctcgttcgtggtgtacggtcacattaaaaattttaaatttttaaaagtgATTTCGCCTAATACGTTTTCCTTGCCTCTTCCCACACAGATTACGCCAATGTTTCCGTGACGTGAACACAACGATCTCAAACTCCGTGGCACATTTATTTTTCAAC includes:
- the LOC140164425 gene encoding uncharacterized protein encodes the protein MGLKIVYHSSIFTICLQLVFGAAVFQSYNDIPDFIAEKVDGGTRITLVRFGRVSGIETSTESEDGGEDHVISMTTNGLVLAKTDTDISLTTRTSHEINEECFLSADEETMEEFMYVFDAKFRTIDSSGIIFLMEIPGSELSEFRDGVIVDSSDSHVASDSSASHSISESDGVTMKPTVWSEWNLRHGLDNQIPLHLQDSFDRILAVTDHCMTTESKWKHVHAKFDKTGLEPGTDDTNEPNRARRAPGIYPGTVWCGLGDTASSFDDMGVHADTDACCREHDFCPNHIERFQSKFGYFNFRPYSVNLCDCDLKLRQCFRDVNTTISNSVAHLFFNVFSPVCFELEEYQTCTGRYWWGLCYQYGISLRAITRENKPWINPGSEVN